In Candidatus Desulfofervidus auxilii, one genomic interval encodes:
- a CDS encoding PKD domain-containing protein produces MKLTKAIWFKNLCLLVAFLLFYQTILPTAHYLPMSEISLEFGPAAAYAQEPEDDLLRPTPDADTTDPYVLDKAAELGHDPTRIFQFVRDEIGYESYKGSLRGARGTLWTKAGNALDQASLLVALLRTSGIPARYVHGTLDTAQAQQLILSMFPPILRVVGCVPADAERADPANDPRLLEETKEHYWVEFDDGSGFRAADPTFTGAEIGNTFATAESRFAEVPDNLRHKVTVRLKAELRSSFPNIPLEIKTPLNVTFNTVELVGRPLSIGHFVNSFSPPSLVFGTVTHTYSPYILIGQIDGDISDDSIIRGEDYQEYLTNFPMGSQFLTGLFLEIDVITPGRGTETYERTLIDRIGFVNRQNGSPIELSMTSGQQPAISPFDTVTISVESGLSNPEALCVLLNEGQDLQNYAADLFELLQEADPESLDATEQELLDRMLEVDQNIMRILTQLSALIFTNLSHIVVQQMTTIGLVKSYLDTPRIIVASNRATNVDDRVSLQLSIDLCKDNIRAVPSTGQVKDMLSRFYLVIGLLESTVESEVVEILDVHDEDFYTEPYSIARVFEAAENQGAYLVTLGKENASLVNMLNLSEEARIRIQQAISQGKLIVVPQGNVQVGEMQTVSWFEYDPDTGVIKDVAENGEHTALTEWTHFAEVACETAKLLKQATSVTYTILERVPHIMNLVAELSMDETAFKQEISTIANTMLKRVLEALEAALDKDAKKRYAALVALPDLMLACNLTGSLFQVLHLVDPPANGIMFGIPGDLPPVTPGEQPGVNVQIVQDELLSVQLDGVDIPSTFRVQIQNTGPTEDTFSVAISQEPPGFTTCLSLSEVTVPPGETAEVGISLYPLEGIDPPGSFFSFAINVTSTTDPTITKVANAQFVMPELDQITIATDLPFTSATPGSSLPLTLTLTSVGNVPSDGIALEVDTSAGLVLSGLTSPLSLGIGQSISQDLTLDISETAPLNSLLWATIRATFATSSGQTKTVSTRVCIQVVAPAAQSAADAALAAGQAGRPQLGSTLNELGMVMTELGQEMGNEYFQGRTVALLKSLIEQLNGPALAPYKDDFTALRDDIADATTPEEIQDALNNLSNLFLSLVNILSTVEAYPFEVALSPNSAVALPETPTRFDIYIRNTGSQTTTYNLSMSTMPPNVTCELNRTSVSLAPGESIPSTDGPNAYVTITQAEEELQAFDFSVTVSIADRPDIARTAHGAFTVRQELVEVVEVKADPTFASPGDQVHILARILNAVNKNRLVRVSYVVKNPMGAIIFTSVPEEVELTALSSLDTVDLGILDTTDFESGSHTLEVTVADLDGQPIPGAVGQGSLLIGLPITAEMAVTPEAVPPCQETVTTTLDISSLVDFSDQQFVLLDQVDTDGIAASVAIKDNLAYVCGSENIAIIDISDPTDAQIVNTFADNLINISGVFKSFCRIIDNHLVVMWQQQFGSDPFQILVYDLADPLQPTLITNTSANFHFLGDLFFNGNTGFVTMRGVYFWLWVILTDQVGDFLSFDFNDMENPRFLDALFGTRVDPDTGQLEMGSGDFNVWQAAAVNDNIILVATTTSEGSNPSGYGRILVVDTSNPASLEILKEVQIPNTVHATGIGIQGNLALVVGNTGGWSGRILPPLYPLWRLSGNVTLTALDITDPLNPVVIGTIETNGRAGIDNTDTTVDTRSDTTVTPMGDGFFAVSGIALDDEPVLMVVDATDPQNLSFITLAVPGIIEEVNIQDNLLFVPSSAGLSIYDLSGMIGARVTAQVIIPKGNGLELVPGSFNIEPVEIISGDEFDTLVWEFLLGAEGTSKTLTWQSTVNNMQPGEARDITLGATIDFTMPSGDSGQIELPAMEVLSEQILTLDPHTQTVLPGGNAEYTLTVKNPTESALTYNLSVQGVPQDWVDIVPSVAVPAYGTGEIVLTLRSDPSAIESENGFVVTARADTCPTGFVHGSLILEGSFLGEDVESVTRGVVLSITPSQATAGQATSAEYVVRITNTGSMTDNFSLSVASPAGFSSSLDQQVVEVPPGINNFREVLLTVSPPQGAPPGIQVFTVTAVSTTDTSVSGQGSGMVTVVQNGVNVVLNPASGVAGSTFQLTVINTGQVEDTFDLTLGGPAGVISTLETESVTLAPGTSQEVTITIGAIDFAFPGALDLVAIATSRGNTAITDSATAHVIIEATQGIGVSFDPAVVELAAPGSAAFLLTVHNTGNTEDAYTAEVTEISGPVTANFDGLYGQATQTISTFRLPGLATGIILLNASLDAYGEGTVTVGVTSLSNPLVHASATALLRAGEAPPPNCPPVANAGPDQNMKTGTGVTLDASNSFDPDGDIITFEWSLESKPPNSTLADLDIWGRTTPNPSITPDMDGIYVFKLVVSDGRLESEPDYVEIRATIPNVPPNAYAGEDQTAYIGNGVTLNGRGSNDPDDGPGFLAYLWTFKELPAKSTLEDGDIIDADQVQANFIPDAVGTYVLNLRVYDGEDSDDDEMVVTASYRNVPPNANAGEDKNISLGDEVVLDGTSSNDPDDGPEELSFIWTFVFLPDESILTNGDIIDADTVTPRFRPDVAGTYILRLEVFDGEKKDFDNVMISVSSAPTCLLCDLDCDSDVDRDDIDIILTYRNQPSTECPDCDIDGDGTITVLDARKCVLRCTRPRCATE; encoded by the coding sequence ATGAAGTTGACGAAAGCCATTTGGTTTAAGAATTTATGCCTTTTAGTCGCTTTTCTACTTTTCTATCAAACTATATTACCCACGGCACATTACCTGCCTATGTCTGAGATTTCCTTGGAGTTTGGGCCGGCCGCGGCTTACGCACAAGAGCCAGAGGACGATCTACTCAGGCCTACTCCTGATGCTGATACAACAGATCCTTATGTGCTGGATAAGGCTGCAGAGCTGGGTCATGATCCCACACGGATCTTTCAGTTTGTCCGCGATGAGATTGGTTACGAATCTTATAAAGGATCCCTGCGAGGTGCCCGGGGCACTCTGTGGACCAAAGCGGGTAATGCACTGGATCAAGCTAGTTTATTAGTTGCACTCCTCCGTACATCCGGTATACCAGCACGGTATGTACATGGTACGCTTGATACAGCCCAGGCCCAGCAATTGATCCTCTCGATGTTTCCGCCGATACTGCGAGTTGTAGGGTGTGTGCCAGCAGATGCCGAACGGGCTGATCCAGCCAATGATCCCCGTCTTCTTGAAGAGACGAAAGAGCACTACTGGGTGGAATTTGATGATGGCAGTGGTTTCAGAGCTGCAGACCCGACATTCACGGGAGCAGAGATTGGCAACACATTTGCAACTGCTGAAAGTAGGTTTGCCGAGGTGCCGGATAATTTGCGGCACAAGGTAACTGTACGGCTCAAAGCAGAGCTTAGGAGCAGTTTCCCTAACATACCCCTTGAGATCAAGACTCCTCTAAATGTAACCTTTAATACCGTGGAGCTAGTTGGGCGGCCGTTGTCAATCGGTCACTTCGTGAACTCTTTCTCTCCCCCTTCTCTGGTCTTTGGAACAGTCACTCATACGTATTCTCCTTATATCCTCATCGGACAGATCGACGGTGACATCTCGGATGATTCTATCATCCGTGGTGAGGACTATCAGGAATACTTGACCAATTTCCCGATGGGAAGCCAGTTCTTGACTGGGTTGTTCCTGGAGATCGACGTAATCACCCCAGGCAGAGGGACAGAGACATACGAAAGGACATTGATTGACCGGATCGGATTTGTCAATCGCCAAAACGGGAGTCCTATAGAGCTGAGCATGACATCCGGCCAACAACCCGCCATTAGTCCTTTTGATACAGTAACCATCAGTGTGGAATCTGGCCTGTCCAATCCAGAGGCTCTCTGTGTGCTATTGAATGAAGGCCAAGACCTCCAGAATTATGCTGCAGATCTGTTTGAACTCCTTCAAGAGGCCGACCCTGAGTCCTTAGACGCAACAGAGCAGGAACTCTTGGACAGAATGCTTGAGGTAGACCAAAATATTATGAGGATCTTAACCCAGCTATCTGCCCTGATATTTACGAACCTGTCACATATTGTCGTCCAGCAAATGACAACCATAGGCCTTGTCAAGTCATACCTTGACACCCCTCGGATCATAGTGGCCTCCAACAGGGCCACTAACGTGGACGATAGAGTGTCGCTCCAGTTGTCCATAGACCTTTGCAAAGACAATATAAGAGCGGTGCCTTCTACCGGACAGGTCAAGGATATGTTGTCTCGCTTTTATCTTGTAATAGGGCTACTGGAAAGCACGGTTGAGAGTGAGGTTGTGGAGATATTGGATGTCCATGATGAGGATTTTTATACAGAACCTTATAGCATAGCAAGGGTGTTTGAGGCTGCTGAGAACCAAGGGGCTTACCTAGTCACGCTTGGTAAGGAAAATGCAAGTCTTGTCAATATGCTTAATCTCTCAGAGGAAGCAAGAATCCGTATCCAGCAGGCAATCTCCCAAGGAAAGCTTATAGTCGTCCCTCAGGGCAATGTTCAGGTGGGCGAGATGCAAACCGTGAGCTGGTTTGAATACGATCCTGATACAGGTGTTATCAAGGATGTTGCAGAAAATGGAGAACACACGGCGCTGACAGAATGGACCCATTTTGCAGAGGTGGCATGTGAGACAGCAAAGCTCTTAAAGCAGGCAACTAGCGTTACATATACGATCTTAGAAAGAGTGCCTCATATCATGAATCTCGTTGCTGAGCTTTCCATGGACGAAACTGCTTTTAAACAAGAGATCTCTACTATAGCCAACACCATGTTGAAAAGGGTATTGGAAGCATTGGAGGCCGCATTAGATAAGGATGCGAAGAAACGCTATGCTGCATTGGTTGCACTGCCAGACTTGATGCTGGCATGCAATCTTACCGGTTCACTTTTCCAGGTCTTACACCTTGTGGATCCTCCTGCAAATGGCATCATGTTTGGCATTCCAGGTGACCTGCCCCCTGTAACCCCAGGGGAGCAGCCTGGCGTCAATGTGCAAATTGTTCAGGATGAACTGCTGAGCGTGCAATTGGACGGTGTGGACATCCCTTCCACCTTCAGGGTTCAGATACAGAACACTGGCCCCACTGAAGACACCTTTTCTGTGGCCATATCACAAGAACCCCCTGGATTTACCACCTGCCTCAGCTTATCGGAAGTAACCGTGCCGCCAGGGGAGACAGCAGAGGTTGGCATTTCACTTTATCCGCTCGAAGGAATTGATCCTCCTGGAAGCTTTTTTTCCTTTGCCATCAACGTCACAAGTACTACCGATCCAACTATCACAAAAGTGGCAAATGCACAATTTGTAATGCCAGAGCTGGACCAGATCACAATAGCCACTGATTTGCCCTTCACCAGCGCAACTCCTGGCAGTTCGTTGCCACTTACTCTTACCCTGACTTCAGTAGGCAACGTACCTTCTGATGGTATTGCCTTAGAAGTAGATACCTCTGCAGGTTTGGTGCTCAGCGGCCTTACAAGCCCCCTCTCACTCGGTATAGGCCAATCCATTTCGCAGGATCTCACTCTCGATATAAGCGAGACTGCTCCATTGAACTCACTGCTCTGGGCAACTATCAGAGCCACATTTGCCACCTCTTCCGGCCAAACAAAGACAGTAAGTACACGGGTTTGTATCCAGGTGGTTGCCCCCGCAGCCCAATCTGCTGCAGATGCTGCGCTCGCCGCTGGACAGGCAGGAAGGCCGCAACTGGGAAGCACCCTCAACGAACTAGGAATGGTGATGACCGAGCTTGGCCAAGAGATGGGCAACGAATATTTTCAAGGCAGGACCGTGGCCTTACTTAAGAGTCTCATTGAACAACTAAATGGTCCTGCCCTGGCTCCTTATAAAGACGATTTCACTGCATTGAGAGATGACATTGCTGATGCAACCACACCAGAAGAGATTCAAGATGCCCTGAATAATCTGAGCAACTTATTTTTAAGCCTTGTTAATATCCTGTCAACAGTAGAAGCATATCCATTTGAAGTAGCCCTTTCCCCGAACAGTGCAGTGGCGTTACCTGAAACTCCCACCCGCTTTGACATATACATCCGCAATACAGGGAGCCAGACTACAACTTACAACCTCAGCATGTCAACGATGCCGCCAAATGTAACATGCGAGCTGAATCGCACGTCTGTATCGCTTGCCCCTGGCGAATCCATACCAAGTACTGATGGGCCCAATGCCTATGTAACCATTACACAGGCTGAAGAGGAATTACAGGCCTTTGACTTTTCGGTCACTGTTTCTATTGCGGATAGGCCTGATATTGCCCGTACAGCCCATGGAGCTTTTACGGTTAGACAGGAATTGGTCGAAGTCGTTGAGGTTAAGGCGGACCCCACCTTTGCATCCCCTGGTGATCAGGTACACATCTTGGCGCGCATACTTAATGCCGTCAACAAAAATCGTCTCGTTCGGGTATCTTACGTGGTTAAGAACCCAATGGGTGCGATTATCTTTACCTCTGTGCCAGAAGAAGTAGAACTTACTGCACTTTCATCCTTGGACACCGTAGATCTTGGTATTCTCGACACTACAGATTTTGAATCTGGAAGCCATACTCTGGAAGTTACCGTTGCTGATCTGGATGGCCAACCCATACCTGGTGCAGTAGGTCAAGGGAGCCTGCTCATCGGTTTACCAATAACAGCTGAAATGGCAGTGACTCCCGAGGCCGTGCCACCTTGCCAGGAGACAGTTACTACCACTTTAGATATTAGTAGCTTGGTCGATTTTTCGGATCAGCAATTTGTCCTTCTAGACCAAGTAGATACGGATGGCATCGCTGCCAGCGTGGCTATCAAAGACAACTTGGCTTATGTCTGTGGCTCGGAAAATATTGCTATCATCGACATCAGCGATCCTACGGACGCCCAGATTGTCAACACCTTTGCCGATAACTTGATCAATATTAGTGGTGTGTTCAAATCTTTTTGTCGCATTATAGACAATCATCTTGTTGTGATGTGGCAACAACAATTTGGCTCGGATCCCTTTCAGATCCTTGTTTATGATTTAGCCGACCCACTCCAGCCCACCCTCATTACCAATACAAGCGCAAACTTTCATTTTCTTGGAGATCTCTTTTTTAATGGAAATACAGGCTTTGTGACAATGAGGGGGGTTTATTTCTGGCTTTGGGTAATTCTTACTGACCAAGTTGGCGACTTCCTCTCGTTTGATTTTAATGACATGGAGAATCCTCGTTTTCTTGATGCTCTCTTCGGTACTCGAGTAGATCCGGATACTGGACAATTAGAGATGGGAAGTGGAGACTTCAATGTATGGCAGGCCGCCGCAGTCAACGACAATATCATCCTGGTCGCTACTACTACATCTGAGGGCAGCAATCCATCCGGGTATGGACGTATCTTGGTCGTGGATACGTCGAATCCCGCAAGTCTCGAGATTCTTAAGGAAGTGCAGATACCAAACACAGTACATGCCACCGGTATAGGCATTCAAGGGAATCTGGCCCTTGTGGTGGGTAATACCGGCGGCTGGTCAGGGCGCATACTTCCTCCCCTCTATCCTCTTTGGCGTTTATCAGGTAATGTAACCCTGACAGCACTTGACATTACAGATCCATTAAACCCGGTTGTCATAGGAACAATTGAAACAAATGGGAGAGCAGGCATAGATAACACAGATACGACAGTTGACACCCGCAGCGATACTACTGTCACCCCCATGGGGGACGGCTTTTTTGCAGTGAGCGGAATCGCTCTTGATGATGAACCGGTCTTGATGGTGGTAGATGCAACCGATCCCCAGAACTTGAGTTTTATCACTTTAGCCGTTCCAGGAATAATAGAGGAAGTTAACATCCAGGACAATCTGCTCTTCGTGCCAAGCAGCGCCGGATTGAGTATTTATGACCTAAGTGGAATGATCGGCGCAAGAGTGACAGCACAAGTAATAATTCCCAAAGGTAACGGCTTGGAGCTGGTGCCAGGTTCCTTTAATATCGAACCTGTAGAAATCATTTCAGGTGACGAATTTGATACCCTGGTATGGGAATTTTTACTTGGTGCGGAAGGCACTAGCAAAACCCTTACGTGGCAATCCACTGTGAATAACATGCAGCCAGGTGAAGCTAGAGACATAACGTTGGGGGCCACGATTGATTTTACGATGCCTTCTGGTGATTCTGGACAGATTGAGTTGCCAGCAATGGAAGTACTCAGTGAGCAGATCCTCACCCTGGATCCACACACCCAGACCGTGCTGCCAGGTGGAAACGCAGAATATACACTGACAGTCAAAAATCCCACCGAGTCAGCGCTAACGTATAACCTATCCGTTCAGGGGGTGCCCCAGGATTGGGTGGATATTGTTCCCTCTGTAGCTGTCCCTGCCTATGGTACAGGAGAAATTGTACTGACTCTTCGATCGGATCCCTCTGCCATTGAGAGTGAAAATGGATTTGTGGTTACTGCAAGAGCAGATACATGTCCCACTGGTTTTGTGCATGGTTCGCTAATCCTTGAAGGTTCATTCCTGGGAGAAGACGTAGAGAGTGTCACCCGAGGAGTTGTGCTTAGTATAACCCCCAGTCAAGCTACCGCTGGGCAAGCTACCTCAGCCGAATATGTGGTACGCATAACCAATACAGGAAGCATGACGGACAACTTCTCGCTTTCGGTAGCCTCGCCAGCGGGCTTTAGCAGCAGTCTTGACCAACAAGTTGTAGAGGTGCCGCCTGGCATAAATAACTTCCGTGAAGTCCTCTTAACTGTATCACCACCGCAGGGTGCCCCGCCTGGCATCCAGGTCTTTACAGTGACAGCCGTATCTACGACTGATACCTCAGTGTCTGGCCAAGGCAGTGGAATGGTGACAGTGGTCCAAAATGGGGTAAACGTTGTCCTAAATCCCGCTTCAGGTGTAGCTGGAAGCACCTTCCAGCTAACTGTTATTAACACTGGCCAAGTAGAAGATACCTTTGATCTCACGCTAGGCGGCCCGGCCGGTGTGATTTCAACCCTCGAAACTGAGTCGGTTACGCTTGCCCCTGGCACGTCACAGGAAGTAACTATAACGATAGGCGCGATTGATTTCGCCTTTCCCGGGGCTTTGGATCTTGTTGCGATCGCTACCTCCCGTGGGAACACAGCAATTACGGACAGCGCTACGGCTCACGTGATCATAGAGGCCACCCAGGGAATAGGAGTTAGCTTTGACCCCGCCGTAGTGGAACTTGCCGCACCTGGTAGTGCTGCCTTTCTCCTCACAGTCCATAATACCGGCAACACAGAGGATGCCTACACTGCTGAGGTTACAGAAATCAGTGGACCAGTCACGGCAAATTTCGATGGGCTGTATGGTCAGGCGACACAGACGATATCTACCTTCAGGCTACCAGGACTCGCGACAGGCATAATTCTACTGAATGCTAGTCTGGATGCCTATGGTGAAGGAACTGTCACCGTGGGTGTAACCTCACTAAGTAATCCATTAGTTCATGCTTCCGCAACTGCACTATTAAGGGCAGGAGAAGCGCCACCTCCAAACTGTCCACCGGTAGCCAATGCCGGTCCAGATCAGAATATGAAAACTGGCACAGGAGTAACGCTTGATGCAAGCAACTCTTTTGATCCGGATGGGGATATAATTACCTTTGAGTGGAGTCTAGAGAGTAAGCCGCCAAATAGCACTCTGGCAGACCTAGATATCTGGGGGAGGACTACCCCAAATCCATCCATTACCCCGGATATGGATGGCATTTATGTCTTCAAACTGGTAGTAAGTGACGGGCGGTTGGAAAGTGAGCCTGACTATGTGGAAATCAGGGCCACCATACCGAATGTTCCTCCCAATGCCTATGCTGGAGAAGATCAAACTGCATATATTGGGAACGGGGTAACCTTGAATGGCAGAGGGAGTAACGACCCGGATGATGGTCCCGGATTCTTAGCCTATCTCTGGACATTCAAAGAACTACCAGCTAAAAGTACCTTGGAAGACGGTGACATTATTGATGCCGATCAAGTTCAGGCCAACTTTATCCCCGACGCTGTGGGGACCTATGTGCTCAATCTTAGAGTATATGACGGGGAAGACAGCGATGACGATGAAATGGTTGTCACTGCCTCTTATCGCAATGTGCCACCTAACGCCAATGCAGGAGAAGACAAGAATATAAGCCTGGGTGATGAAGTTGTTCTAGATGGTACATCCAGCAATGATCCAGATGATGGACCGGAAGAACTCTCATTCATCTGGACCTTTGTCTTCTTGCCCGATGAGAGTATCTTAACCAATGGCGATATTATCGACGCTGATACGGTAACCCCCAGATTCAGGCCGGATGTAGCAGGCACCTATATCTTGCGACTAGAGGTGTTCGACGGTGAAAAGAAAGATTTTGATAATGTGATGATTAGCGTTAGCAGCGCTCCCACTTGTCTATTATGCGACCTCGATTGCGACAGCGATGTAGACCGTGATGATATAGACATTATACTCACTTACAGAAACCAACCATCTACTGAATGCCCAGATTGTGATATTGATGGAGATGGAACAATCACAGTGCTTGATGCCAGGAAATGTGTATTAAGGTGCACTAGGCCAAGGTGTGCGACGGAGTAG
- a CDS encoding Uma2 family endonuclease — MDTAVKKPIKFTYEDYLHFPEDKRYEIIDGEVHMVPSPVPHHQMVLGNLYLRLCEFVDKKGIGEVYLAPLDVVLSEIDVVQPDIMFISKERLNIITEKNIQGAPDLIVEIISPTSEYRDRVIKRKLYSKYEVKEYWLVDLEKKEIEVMSLKESGLETVKIYKKTDILESLVLKGIKIKLDEIF; from the coding sequence ATGGATACAGCAGTGAAAAAGCCTATAAAGTTCACATACGAAGATTATCTTCACTTTCCCGAGGACAAGAGGTATGAGATTATTGATGGGGAGGTTCATATGGTTCCATCGCCAGTGCCACACCATCAAATGGTTTTAGGAAATTTATATTTAAGATTGTGTGAATTTGTTGACAAAAAAGGCATAGGAGAGGTTTATCTTGCCCCTTTAGATGTAGTCCTTTCAGAGATAGATGTAGTTCAGCCAGATATTATGTTTATCTCCAAAGAAAGACTAAATATTATAACAGAGAAAAATATTCAGGGTGCACCTGACCTTATTGTTGAGATTATCTCACCTACTTCTGAATATAGAGATAGGGTCATAAAGAGAAAGCTTTATAGCAAATATGAAGTAAAGGAGTATTGGTTAGTAGACCTTGAGAAGAAAGAGATTGAAGTTATGAGTTTAAAAGAAAGTGGTCTTGAGACAGTAAAAATTTATAAAAAAACAGATATCTTAGAATCTTTAGTCCTTAAAGGGATAAAAATAAAATTAGATGAAATATTTTAG